In Plasmodium vinckei vinckei genome assembly, chromosome: PVVCY_13, a single genomic region encodes these proteins:
- a CDS encoding dynein beta chain, putative: MSEEISDDFIRSWIENKICLSKYSFDSIWNDDYNKIVHNWIFNASSKILYIYIPDCDPIKLSFSFDVPKEIIDESINEYIIFLKLNTKKITYDNIDNVILYNKVKCNIKENILNLMDRVFIPLLDMKNKSSIIIQNDFNMTTIEFMAYITQLFAKNKLIYYPKIEADDIQNSGADKSYVQIFERLLNHWINDIQKIFKNVKYLT; this comes from the coding sequence atgtCCGAGGAAATTAGTGACGACTTTATACGATCATGGATAGAGAacaaaatttgtttatcGAAATATAGCTTTGATAGTATCTGGAACGatgattataataaaatagttcACAATTGGATTTTCAATGCTAGctctaaaatattatatatttatataccaGATTGTGATCCCATAAAGCTAAGCTTCTCTTTTGACGTAcctaaagaaataatagaTGAGTCAATTAATGAGTACATAATATTTCTAAAGCTcaatactaaaaaaataacatatgataatattgataatgtaattttgtataataaagtaaaatgcaatataaaagaaaatattttaaatttaatggaTAGAGTATTTATCCCATTACTAGacatgaaaaataaatcttcAATAATCATACAAAATGATTTTAATATGACCACTATAGAATTTATGGCATATATAACACAGTTATTTGCCAAAAATAAACTAATTTACTATCCAAAAATCGAAGCGGATGATATCCAAAATTCTGGAGCCGATAAAAGTTATGTTCAGATATTCGAAAGGTTGTTGAACCATTGGATAAACGACatccaaaaaatatttaaaaatgtaaaatatttaacataa